Proteins encoded together in one Stutzerimonas stutzeri window:
- a CDS encoding rhodanese-like domain-containing protein produces the protein MSAFSNLPLVIEPADLATRLDAPELILVDLTSAARYAEGHLPGARFVDPKQTQLGRPPAPGLLPEQAQLERVFGALGHRPDAVYVVYDDEGGGWAGRFIWLLDVIGHRHYHYLNGGLHAWLDEARPLSREIPEAATGTPHLVVDDAPTATRRYIESRLGADDLVIWDARSPAEYRGEKLFAARGGHIPGAVNFEWTAAMDPARALRIREDIAERLLALGIVPDKEIVTHCQTHHRSGFTYLLAKALGYPRVKGYAGSWAEWGNLPDTPVQQ, from the coding sequence GTGTCCGCCTTTTCCAATCTGCCACTGGTGATCGAGCCCGCCGATCTAGCCACCCGCCTCGATGCGCCCGAGCTGATCCTGGTCGATCTGACCAGTGCTGCCCGCTATGCCGAAGGCCACCTGCCGGGCGCCCGCTTCGTCGACCCCAAACAGACCCAACTGGGCCGACCGCCCGCACCAGGCCTGCTGCCCGAACAGGCGCAGCTGGAACGGGTGTTCGGCGCGCTGGGCCATCGCCCCGATGCGGTGTACGTGGTGTACGACGACGAAGGCGGCGGCTGGGCCGGACGCTTCATCTGGTTGCTCGACGTGATCGGCCACCGGCACTACCACTATCTCAACGGCGGGCTGCATGCCTGGCTGGACGAAGCCCGTCCGCTGAGCCGGGAGATACCCGAAGCGGCGACCGGTACACCGCACCTGGTCGTGGACGACGCCCCGACCGCCACCCGCCGCTACATCGAGAGCCGCCTCGGCGCCGACGACCTGGTGATCTGGGACGCCCGCTCGCCGGCCGAATACCGCGGCGAGAAGCTCTTCGCCGCCCGCGGAGGCCATATCCCCGGGGCGGTCAATTTCGAGTGGACCGCCGCCATGGACCCCGCCCGCGCGTTGCGCATCCGCGAAGACATCGCCGAGCGCCTGCTGGCACTGGGCATCGTTCCGGACAAGGAAATCGTCACCCACTGCCAGACTCACCACCGCTCCGGCTTCACCTACCTGCTGGCCAAGGCGCTGGGCTATCCCCGCGTCAAGGGCTATGCCGGTTCCTGGGCCGAATGGGGCAACCTGCCTGACACCCCGGTGCAGCAATGA
- a CDS encoding HDOD domain-containing protein: protein MTTTPPLPRTLPAWIKALDDAPLPAFAAVHGKVRLALRDASKSMRQIAELIQDSPVLALRFIQEANRGIGDGQPAESLEVALSRIGLQRAEALLARIPAMEAQDMPRPLRQVVLISRHASQQANGLFAARLARLWQDIHWGSLLFLAPAWALVGAYPLLLDAWEQRVLVKGEPASRVERELLGVSLLELCLALAEHWRLPDWIIQGYRLLGADRRRLIKALHIAHDNEHPLHQQQMLDADPELRRWLTLPSNTIVLANGLALSAHHSWSGIHSLRWQRLAGLYLQVPLGELQQMVHQQAVISARDFGATDLWHPAQGLLWPSGSRFQVLREVSAATSAPTADLTEWREHCRRLLAEPSPFSNVLQLTATASQALTSAGMQRSLVLLVDRKQNRLVAQQCVGLPGDAARLTLAPEQSQVVRRLLEKPAQLRLQPANMAQFSALLPGGLKALFAGEHLLLRSLGVDGRVLMLVVADQNGAPLSDASVQTFAKTSQCIERALSLFGRRGG, encoded by the coding sequence ATGACCACCACACCCCCGCTGCCCCGTACGCTACCTGCCTGGATCAAGGCACTCGATGACGCTCCCCTGCCCGCCTTCGCCGCCGTTCATGGCAAGGTGCGCCTGGCGCTGCGCGACGCCAGCAAGTCGATGCGGCAGATTGCCGAGCTGATTCAGGACAGCCCGGTGCTGGCGCTGCGCTTCATTCAGGAAGCCAATCGCGGCATCGGCGATGGCCAGCCAGCGGAAAGCCTCGAGGTCGCGCTCAGCCGCATCGGCCTGCAACGCGCCGAGGCGCTGCTGGCTCGCATACCGGCGATGGAGGCCCAGGACATGCCGCGGCCGCTGCGTCAGGTGGTGCTGATCAGCCGGCATGCCAGCCAGCAGGCCAACGGGCTGTTCGCCGCCCGCCTCGCACGGCTGTGGCAGGACATCCACTGGGGCAGCCTGCTGTTTCTCGCCCCGGCCTGGGCGCTGGTCGGCGCCTATCCGCTTCTGCTGGACGCCTGGGAGCAGCGAGTGCTGGTCAAGGGCGAACCGGCCAGCCGCGTCGAGCGCGAACTGCTCGGCGTTTCCCTGCTGGAACTGTGCCTCGCGCTCGCTGAGCACTGGCGCCTGCCGGACTGGATCATTCAGGGCTACCGCCTGCTGGGCGCCGACCGGCGCAGGCTGATCAAGGCGCTGCACATTGCCCACGACAACGAGCACCCGCTGCACCAGCAGCAGATGCTCGACGCCGATCCGGAATTGCGGCGCTGGCTGACGCTGCCGAGCAACACCATCGTACTGGCCAACGGCCTGGCGCTGTCGGCGCACCACAGCTGGAGCGGCATCCACAGCCTGCGCTGGCAACGTCTGGCCGGGCTGTATCTGCAGGTCCCGCTGGGGGAATTGCAGCAGATGGTGCACCAGCAGGCGGTCATCAGCGCCCGCGATTTCGGCGCGACCGATCTCTGGCACCCCGCCCAAGGGTTGCTGTGGCCGAGTGGCAGCCGCTTCCAGGTGTTGCGCGAAGTGTCCGCGGCCACATCTGCACCGACGGCCGATCTGACCGAATGGCGCGAGCACTGCCGCCGCCTGCTTGCCGAACCCAGCCCGTTCAGCAACGTGCTGCAGCTGACCGCCACCGCCAGCCAGGCCCTGACCAGCGCCGGCATGCAACGCTCGCTGGTATTGCTGGTGGATCGCAAGCAGAACCGCCTCGTCGCCCAGCAATGCGTCGGCCTGCCCGGCGATGCCGCACGGTTGACGCTTGCACCGGAGCAGAGCCAGGTCGTGCGTCGCCTGCTGGAAAAACCGGCCCAGCTGCGTCTGCAGCCGGCCAACATGGCACAGTTTTCCGCGCTGCTGCCCGGCGGCCTCAAGGCACTGTTCGCCGGCGAACACCTGCTACTGCGCTCGCTGGGCGTCGACGGCCGGGTATTGATGCTGGTCGTGGCCGATCAGAACGGCGCGCCGCTGTCCGACGCCAGCGTGCAAACATTCGCTAAAACATCACAATGCATCGAGCGCGCTTTGAGTCTGTTCGGCAGGCGCGGGGGCTGA
- the asd gene encoding archaetidylserine decarboxylase (Phosphatidylserine decarboxylase is synthesized as a single chain precursor. Generation of the pyruvoyl active site from a Ser is coupled to cleavage of a Gly-Ser bond between the larger (beta) and smaller (alpha chains). It is an integral membrane protein.), with product MKDRLFVISQYVLPHHLISRLAGCLAECRLPWVKNTFIKWFVRHFQVDMREAQIEEPTAYEHFNAFFTRALKDGARPLDSTPGAILNPCDGAISQLGKIEQGRIFQAKGHSFSAMELLGGDHERAAPFMGGAFATVYLSPKDYHRVHMPVSGTLREMVYVPGRIFSVNTVTAQGVPELFARNERVVCLFDTEHGPMAMVLVGAMIVASIETVWAGLVTPPKRSLKTFRYDEAARAPIHLEKGAEMGRFKLGSTVILLFGPDRVRWAEQLGPLSPVCMGESLGQAAITAAASEAIELQ from the coding sequence ATGAAAGACCGCCTGTTCGTCATCAGCCAGTATGTGCTGCCGCATCACCTGATTTCCCGCCTGGCCGGCTGCCTGGCCGAATGCCGCCTGCCCTGGGTGAAGAACACGTTCATCAAGTGGTTCGTCCGGCATTTTCAGGTCGACATGCGCGAGGCGCAGATCGAGGAACCGACGGCCTACGAACATTTCAACGCCTTCTTCACCCGCGCCCTGAAGGACGGCGCCCGTCCGCTGGACAGCACGCCCGGCGCGATCCTCAACCCCTGCGACGGCGCCATCAGCCAGCTCGGCAAGATCGAGCAGGGCCGCATCTTCCAGGCCAAGGGCCACAGTTTCAGCGCCATGGAGCTGCTCGGCGGCGATCATGAGCGTGCAGCACCGTTCATGGGCGGCGCCTTCGCCACGGTGTACCTATCGCCCAAGGACTACCACCGCGTGCATATGCCGGTCAGCGGCACGCTGCGGGAGATGGTCTATGTGCCGGGGCGGATCTTCTCGGTCAACACCGTCACGGCGCAGGGCGTGCCAGAGCTGTTCGCGCGCAACGAGCGGGTCGTCTGCCTGTTCGACACCGAGCACGGCCCCATGGCGATGGTTCTGGTGGGCGCGATGATCGTTGCCAGCATCGAGACCGTCTGGGCCGGGCTGGTGACCCCGCCCAAGCGCAGCCTGAAGACCTTCCGCTACGACGAAGCGGCTCGCGCGCCTATCCACCTGGAAAAGGGCGCGGAGATGGGCCGTTTCAAACTGGGCTCCACCGTGATCCTGCTGTTCGGGCCGGACCGCGTGCGCTGGGCCGAACAGCTCGGCCCGCTGAGCCCGGTGTGCATGGGCGAGTCGCTGGGTCAGGCGGCGATCACCGCAGCCGCGAGCGAGGCCATCGAGCTTCAGTAA
- a CDS encoding EAL domain-containing protein — protein sequence MALQKKTIRLLILEDSQNEAERLVSLFRNAGQATRVHRLTSSDDLAEALTQTWDLLINAPQSENLDPSEAIGAIRRQAKDIPIIQLTAGNDAEAITEALMLGAQDALPQGEDEWLLLVANRELANLEERRARRSAEVALREAEKRCQLLLDSSVDAIAYVHDGMHIYANRAYLELFGYDDVEDLEGMPMIDLIAGTDQSRFKTFLKNYQTLEGAAELACGGVRADGDTLKTRMIFSPAAYDGEPCIQVVIRAENDSAELQKLREISSQDPVTGLLNRNSFLEVMDAAVERAVNAGQSASLAYVRVDRFAALQADIGLADSDELLSQLATLLRGHFSGDSQLARFADEVFTVLQPGLTPQQAEPELRKLLSKVEGHLLDVGGRTVQTTLSIGVAGLDEKTAKAQDAIERAHRCADDLSDGNALKIYNPADELAAAANRGDIIAMLKQALENNSFRLLFQPIISLRGDSFEHYEVLLRLLDPQGVQVPPSDFLSVASEAGLATKIDRWVILNSIKLLAEHRAKGHRTRLFLHLSAASIQDASLLAWLGVVLKASRLPGDSLAFELGEADAVAYLKPAKALAQGLAGLGCRIALSQFGCVLNPFNTLKHLDAEFIKVDGSYTQDLTRQENQEALKALLAELHEQQKQSIVPFVESATVLATLWQAGVSYIQGHYLQGPSQSMDYDFSSDEE from the coding sequence ATGGCCCTGCAAAAGAAAACCATCCGCCTGCTGATTCTCGAAGACTCGCAGAACGAGGCCGAGCGTCTGGTCAGCCTTTTCCGCAATGCCGGACAGGCGACCCGGGTGCATCGACTGACGTCCAGCGACGACCTGGCCGAAGCCCTGACGCAGACCTGGGACCTGCTGATCAATGCACCGCAAAGCGAGAACCTCGACCCCAGCGAGGCGATCGGCGCCATTCGCCGGCAGGCCAAGGACATCCCGATAATCCAGCTGACTGCCGGCAACGATGCCGAAGCGATCACCGAAGCATTGATGCTCGGCGCCCAGGATGCGCTGCCGCAGGGCGAGGATGAGTGGCTCCTGCTGGTGGCCAACCGCGAGCTGGCCAACCTGGAAGAGCGTCGCGCACGACGCTCGGCGGAAGTGGCGCTGCGCGAGGCCGAAAAGCGCTGCCAGTTGCTGCTCGACAGCTCGGTGGATGCCATCGCCTATGTGCACGATGGCATGCACATCTACGCCAACCGCGCCTACCTCGAGCTGTTCGGCTACGACGACGTGGAGGATCTGGAAGGCATGCCGATGATCGACCTGATCGCCGGCACCGACCAGAGTCGCTTCAAGACGTTCCTGAAGAACTACCAGACCCTCGAAGGCGCCGCCGAGCTTGCCTGCGGTGGTGTGCGCGCCGACGGCGACACGCTAAAGACACGGATGATCTTCTCGCCGGCGGCCTACGACGGCGAGCCCTGCATCCAGGTCGTGATCCGTGCCGAGAACGACAGCGCCGAACTGCAGAAACTGCGCGAAATCAGCAGTCAGGACCCCGTGACCGGCCTGCTCAACCGCAACAGCTTCCTCGAAGTGATGGATGCCGCCGTCGAGCGCGCCGTGAACGCCGGACAGAGCGCCAGCCTGGCCTATGTTCGCGTCGACCGCTTCGCCGCGCTGCAGGCGGACATCGGCCTGGCCGACTCGGATGAGCTGCTCAGTCAGCTGGCCACCCTGCTGCGCGGACACTTTTCCGGCGACAGCCAGCTGGCACGCTTCGCCGACGAGGTGTTCACCGTGCTGCAGCCCGGCCTCACTCCGCAGCAGGCCGAACCCGAACTGCGCAAGCTGCTGAGCAAGGTCGAAGGCCATCTGCTAGACGTCGGCGGCCGCACGGTGCAGACCACCCTCAGCATCGGTGTCGCCGGCCTCGACGAAAAGACCGCCAAGGCGCAGGACGCCATCGAGCGCGCACACCGCTGTGCCGATGACCTGAGCGATGGCAATGCGCTGAAAATCTACAACCCGGCCGACGAGCTGGCCGCCGCCGCCAACCGCGGCGACATCATCGCCATGCTCAAGCAGGCCCTGGAGAACAACAGCTTCCGCCTGCTGTTCCAGCCGATCATCAGCCTGCGTGGCGACAGTTTCGAACACTACGAAGTGCTGCTGCGCCTGCTCGATCCGCAAGGCGTGCAGGTACCGCCCAGCGACTTCCTCAGCGTCGCCAGCGAGGCGGGCCTGGCCACCAAGATCGATCGCTGGGTCATCCTCAACTCCATCAAGCTGCTGGCCGAACACCGCGCCAAGGGCCATCGCACACGGCTGTTCCTGCACCTGTCGGCTGCCAGCATCCAGGACGCCAGCCTGCTGGCCTGGCTGGGCGTCGTGCTCAAGGCGTCGCGCCTGCCGGGCGATTCGCTGGCCTTCGAATTGGGCGAAGCCGACGCCGTGGCCTACCTGAAGCCGGCCAAGGCGCTGGCGCAGGGGTTGGCCGGGCTCGGCTGTCGCATCGCGCTGTCCCAGTTCGGCTGCGTGCTCAACCCGTTCAACACGCTCAAGCATCTGGACGCCGAGTTCATCAAGGTCGACGGCTCCTACACCCAGGACCTCACCCGCCAGGAGAACCAGGAAGCCCTGAAGGCACTGCTGGCCGAGCTGCATGAGCAGCAGAAGCAGAGCATCGTGCCCTTCGTCGAAAGCGCCACGGTACTTGCCACCCTCTGGCAGGCCGGCGTCAGCTATATCCAGGGCCACTACCTGCAGGGCCCGAGCCAGTCGATGGACTACGACTTCTCCTCCGACGAAGAATGA